The following proteins are co-located in the Streptomyces bottropensis ATCC 25435 genome:
- a CDS encoding SAM-dependent methyltransferase, whose protein sequence is MTPTLVRQQLPRAGALPRVDRRARARDWAEIQERMLVPLYEAVHRRLDVGSGTRLLGLGCGSGLALLMAASRGATVTGVDAGAPERVALARERLRPQAWGTRARTGARVVEGVAEDAARAPGDPLYNLVTAFEPIGCLDGDSEGLGELLASATPLAERGTPVVLAGWGPPERCATSAVLRVAAKLADPLRGGGSWRPALRDDLEEVAQRAGLRPDGSGRVACPFGYANVDNAVRGLLSTGLFDAAIAATDQVQVDKELTEALHPHRRRDGTVWMPNVFRYLIARTP, encoded by the coding sequence ATGACACCTACGCTCGTGCGGCAGCAACTGCCTCGCGCGGGGGCCTTACCTCGCGTGGACCGGCGTGCACGCGCGCGTGACTGGGCCGAGATCCAGGAACGGATGCTGGTACCGCTGTACGAGGCCGTCCACCGGCGGCTCGACGTCGGCTCCGGCACCCGACTGCTCGGGCTCGGCTGCGGCTCGGGGCTCGCGCTGCTGATGGCGGCTTCCCGGGGCGCCACGGTCACCGGCGTGGACGCGGGGGCGCCCGAGAGAGTGGCACTCGCGCGGGAGCGGCTGCGGCCGCAGGCATGGGGCACGCGCGCGCGTACCGGCGCCCGTGTCGTCGAGGGCGTTGCCGAGGACGCGGCCCGCGCCCCCGGTGACCCGCTGTACAACCTGGTGACCGCCTTCGAGCCGATCGGCTGCCTGGACGGGGACTCCGAGGGGCTCGGTGAGCTGCTCGCCTCGGCGACCCCGCTTGCGGAACGCGGCACCCCCGTGGTCCTCGCCGGCTGGGGCCCGCCGGAGCGCTGCGCCACGTCGGCGGTGCTGCGGGTGGCCGCGAAGCTCGCCGATCCCCTGCGGGGCGGGGGCAGCTGGCGCCCGGCGCTCAGGGACGACCTGGAGGAGGTGGCCCAGCGGGCCGGCCTCCGGCCGGACGGCTCCGGACGCGTGGCCTGTCCCTTCGGCTACGCCAACGTGGACAACGCGGTGCGGGGACTGCTGTCGACCGGCCTGTTCGACGCGGCGATCGCGGCCACCGACCAGGTGCAGGTGGACAAGGAACTCACCGAGGCCCTGCACCCGCACCGCCGCCGGGACGGCACGGTGTGGATGCCGAACGTGTTCCGCTATCTGATCGCTCGGACGCCCTAG